The Penaeus vannamei isolate JL-2024 chromosome 23, ASM4276789v1, whole genome shotgun sequence DNA window tatatatatatatatatatatatataatgtatatatatatatatatttatatatatatgtatatatatatatatatatatatatatatatatatatatatatatatatatatatatatatatatatatatatatatatatatatatatatatatatatatatatatatatatatatatatatatatatatatatatatatatatatatatatatatatatacacacatatatatatatatatatatagatagatagatatagatatatataaatagatatatatacacatatatatacatatatatatatatatatatatatatatatatatatatatatatatatatatatatatatatgtgtgtgtgtgtgtgtgtgtgtgtgtgtgtgtgtgtgtgtgtgtgtgtatatatgtatgtatgtatgtatgtatgtatgtatgtatgtatatatatatatatatatatatatatatatatatatatatatatatatatatatatatatacatatatatatatatatatatatatatatatatatatatatatatatatatatatatatatatatatatatatatatatatatatatatatatatatatatatatatatatatatatatatatatatgtttatatatatatatatatatatatatacatatatatatatatatatatatatatatatacatatatatatatatatatatatatatatatatatatatatatatatatatatatatatatatatatatatatatatatatatatatatatatatatatatatatatatatatatatatatatatatatatatatatatatatatatatatatatatatatatatatatatatatatatatatatatatatatatatatatatatatatataaatatatatatatttatatatatatacatatatatatatatatatatatatatatatatatatatatatatatatatatatatatatatatatatatatatatatatatatatatatatatatatatatatatatatatatatatatatatgtatatatatatacatatatatatacatatatatatatatatacatatatatatatgtatatatatatatatatatatatatacatatatatatatatatatatatatatatatatacatatatatatatatatatatatatatatatatatatatatatatatatatatatatatatatatatatatatatatatatatatatatatatatatatatatatatatatatatatatatatatatatatatatatatatatatatatatatatatatatatatatatatatatatatatatatatatatatatatatatatatatatatatatatatatatatatatatatatatatatatatatatatatatatatatatatatatatatatatatatatatatatatatatatatatatatatatatatatatatatatatatatatatatatatatatatatatatatatatatatatatatatatatatatatatatatatatatatatatatatatatatatatatatatatatatatatatatatatatatatatatatatatatatatatatatatatatatatatatatatatatatatatatatatatatatgtataaatatatgtatatatatatatatatatatatatatatatatatatatatatatatatatatatatatatatatatatatatatatatatatatatatatatatatatatatatatatatatatatatatatatatatatatatatatatatatatatatatatatatatatatatatatatatgtatatatatatatatatatatatatatatatatatatatatatatatatatatatatatatatatatatatatatatatatatatatatatatatatgtatatatatatatatatatatatatatatatatatatatatatatatatatatatatatatatatatatatatatatatatatatatatataaatatatatatatatatatatatatatatatatatatatatatatatatatatatatatatatatatatatatatatatatatatatatatatatatatatatatgtatatatatatatatatatatatatatatatatatatatacatatatatatatatatatatatatatatatatatatatatatatatatatatatatacatatatatatacatatatatatacatatatatatacatatatatatacatatatatatatatatatatatatatatatatatatatacatatatatatatatatatatatatatatatatatatatatatatatatatatatatatatatatatatatatatatacatatatatatatatttatatatataaatatatatatatgtatatatatatatatatatatatatatatatatatatatatatatatatatatatatatatatatatatatatatatatatatatatatatatatatatatatatatatatatatatatatatatatatatatatatatatatatatgtaatatatataatatatatatatatatatatatatatatatatatatatatatatatatatatatatatatatatatatatatattatatatattatatatatatgtatatatatatatatatatatatatatatatatatatatatataaatatatatatatatataatatatattatatatatatacatatatattatatatattatatatatatatgtatatatatatgtatatatatacatatatatatatatatatatatatatatatatattatatatatatacatatatatatattatatatatatatattatatatatatatatatatattatatatatatatatatatatatatatatatataaatatatatatatatatatatatatatataaatagatggatagacagatagacagataacaacatggacataaataataatggtaataactaaaataacaatgaaatgtaCACCATGGCATTCACTTAACCTGCAGCCGTCATACCAACTGTGAGTTCAGTTAATTAATTGTCTCTCTTCATGGACAGCTCCACACtcagtcaccaatgagccaattactagTAGCAATTTTCCCACTAGTTTACCTTCTTTGATTTCCGGAATCTaattttgttattagtaatgtcaataaaatGTCTGTAAgtataattataacatcaatattgatagcattattacaaagagaaaaaaaatacatttacacactcaaggaaaggtgaaatcaggtgaggtcaagAGGTCTACTAGCTGACTCTTTGGTGGTTAAGTACTTGTGGAGACATTTTATGAAACAATAGTATGGTTGACACAATTTTCCTGGTGGCATTGAAAAAATTATTGAATTGAACTTTCCATTAGATGAAcaataattgtcatcataattgttatggtCATATGACAATATTGTTCTTCCTTTaaacttaaaaaacaaaaaatagaagcaatgacaataatgctaacaataactacaataataataataataataataacaatgataaaaaaaaaaaaaaaaaaaaaaatatatatatatatatatatatatatatatatatatatatatatatatatatatatatatatatatatatatatatatatatatatatatatatataatcattgttacaataaaaaaacaccaataatgaacataaaaaataactgtagttataaaaattaaaaaataataataacaacagtcataataactaataatgataataacaataatagcaataataatagtaataatagtagtagtagtagtaataataataataataataataataataataataataataatatcattattattaacaataacattaataacaacaacaatgacaataatgataacaataataataataatgagaataacaataataataataataataataataataataataatatcaacaacaataaaaataataataataataataataataataataataataataataataataataatatcaacaacaataaagaaatgataataataacaataacaataatagtaatactaactaataatgataataacaataataataatagtaataataattaataatgataataataataataactataataatagtaataataatattattattaacaataacactaataacagcaacaataacaataatgataacaataacaataataataatgggaataacaataataataataataataataataataataataataataataatatcaataataataataataataataatatcaacaacaataaaaaaaataataataataatgataataataacaataacaataacaataatagtaataataactaataatgataataataataataataataataatagtattaataattaataatgataataataataataacaataataatagtaataataataataataataataaaaataaataataataataataataataataataataataataataataataataataataataataataataataataataataataataataataataataataataataataataataataataataataataataataataataataataataataataataataataataataataataacaataaaataataataataataataataataataataataataataataataataataccaataacaataaaaataacaatactaataatgataacaatagactgctactactactaataatactgacaccaataatactatttataataatatcaataacaataataaaagtagtagtattaacaataatagtaataacagtaatagtaatagcaataacattagtaataatgatgttaacattaatgttaataatattattagtgataatgataataataataataatagtaataatagtaataataataataacaataataacaataataataataattattattattattattattattataataatgatatcaataacaataataataataataataaaaatgataataacaataacaataataataataatgataataataatatcaattataataataacatacaataacaataacaacaataataataataataataataaaaatgaatattaatactaaaactaatagtaacaataaaaaaagcagaaaaaagtacacaaagaatacaaaaaacaatacaaaaatgtcaatcattattaccatatctgtaataatgattataattatcaactcTCCTCACATATTCTACAAAATGAGTCTGGACACTCACCTTTCCTGAGCTGACTGGCATGGGTTTGGGGCCCATGTTCGGTCCTTGGCCATTGTTCATTCCCGGACCGTTGTTCATCCCTGGGCCACTCATGGGAGGCATGGGGCCGTTCATGGCACCCATGCTCGACATTTGGCTCATGGTTGTCATGGGCATCCCGGGGCCCGACATAGAGTTGTTCATGCTCATGCCATTCATGTTGTTCATATTCATGGGGCCTGACATGTGTCCATTCATGGGCCCATTCATGGGGCTGTTCATGGGTCCATTCATTGGACCTCCTGGGCCCATAGGTCCACTGATAGGTCCATTCATAGGCCCTCCAGGTCCCATTGGCCCACTCATGGGGCCACCTGGTCCCATGGGGCCTCCAGGACCCATTGGCCCATTCATGGGTCCTCCCATCCCCATattcttcatattcatattattcatattattcatgttattcatgtTGGCCATGTATGGCATGCCTATGGGCCCCATTGGGCCATGGTTCATGGGTCCTGGGCCAGGGCCTGGGCCTGGACCAGGACCAGGCCCCatgctggaagaggaggagacggacgaGGGAGTGTCATCGAAGGGGTTTGAGGCCACAATCGTGTCTCCATAACCTGAAATCACAGACGAGTGTTGGTGTATTCGTTCCTTGCGTCTGCAGGGTTTTATGAAGGTCTGTTGTTctaaaaagggaaatagatgTCCAATAATGAATTGGttactgaaaaaagagaaagttacaCAGCAGCTAAGGTACGCCTATTACGCTATCTAGGTTGGCATAGGATGTACGCTACAACAGAAATAAGCTTAGTCACAAGTAAGACAAAACACAACAAGGAAACTTTACATCATAACAAAGGTGGAGATCTACTGTGATCTCACTCCCTTATTTACTTGTATTTTACAGGATACTCCATGCTTGTTACAACTATAAGTTACTTGCCAAGAATTCTGCTTTTTTAAATCCTCCTTGCTGAAGAGAATCAAAGATCTCTTTTATTGATATAATCTATGTACAATCCATGAATGGCTGCTGAAGAATGtccttgataatcattattttcatgatcatattGATGTCACATTATCTCAATTGCCTAAGCCCTAATATTCAGACAAACTAGACAAGACTTGACAGACTGGTAAGACAGACATGCCTGAAAAGCCAGTCCTGCTGTCTTCCTAGACTGTGATGcagtgaaagggagagataggaagggggtaaagggtggggcagaatggggaggggagagtcgGAATATATTGA harbors:
- the LOC113805215 gene encoding protein pygopus isoform X1: MPKKKSAVTNSSSLAADFKTGSGGSPDSPNNPKKKRRTSNTPSSAQGPPSTPPSHDLVPPPLTEQQTFIKPCRRKERIHQHSSVISGYGDTIVASNPFDDTPSSVSSSSSMGPGPGPGPGPGPGPMNHGPMGPIGMPYMANMNNMNNMNNMNMKNMGMGGPMNGPMGPGGPMGPGGPMSGPMGPGGPMNGPISGPMGPGGPMNGPMNSPMNGPMNGHMSGPMNMNNMNGMSMNNSMSGPGMPMTTMSQMSSMGAMNGPMPPMSGPGMNNGPGMNNGQGPNMGPKPMPVSSGKVYPPDQPMVFNPQNPNAPPIYPCGICHKEVHDNDQAILCESGCNFWFHRVCTGLTEGAYHLLTGEVYAEWVCDKCLNSKNIPLVKFKP
- the LOC113805215 gene encoding protein pygopus isoform X2, which codes for MPKKKSAVTNSSSLAADFKTGSGGSPDSPNNPKKKRRTSNTPSSAQGPPSTPPSHDLVPPPLTEQQTFIKPCRRKERIHQHSSVISGYGDTIVASNPFDDTPSSVSSSSSMGPGPGPGPGPGPGPMNHGPMGPIGMPYMANMNNMNNMNNMNMKNMGMGGPMNGPMGPGGPMGPGGPMSGPMGPGGPMNGPISGPMGPGGPMNGPMNSPMNGPMNGHMSGPMNMNNMNGMSMNNSMSGPGMPMTTMSQMSSMGAMNGPMPPMSGPGMNNGPGMNNGQGPNMGPKPMPVSSGKPMVFNPQNPNAPPIYPCGICHKEVHDNDQAILCESGCNFWFHRVCTGLTEGAYHLLTGEVYAEWVCDKCLNSKNIPLVKFKP
- the LOC113805215 gene encoding protein pygopus isoform X3 — encoded protein: MPKKKSAVTNSSSLAADFKTGSGGSPDSPNNPKKKRRTSNTPSSAQGPPSTPPSHDLVPPPLTGYGDTIVASNPFDDTPSSVSSSSSMGPGPGPGPGPGPGPMNHGPMGPIGMPYMANMNNMNNMNNMNMKNMGMGGPMNGPMGPGGPMGPGGPMSGPMGPGGPMNGPISGPMGPGGPMNGPMNSPMNGPMNGHMSGPMNMNNMNGMSMNNSMSGPGMPMTTMSQMSSMGAMNGPMPPMSGPGMNNGPGMNNGQGPNMGPKPMPVSSGKVYPPDQPMVFNPQNPNAPPIYPCGICHKEVHDNDQAILCESGCNFWFHRVCTGLTEGAYHLLTGEVYAEWVCDKCLNSKNIPLVKFKP